The Deinococcus detaillensis genomic interval CGCCATCGAAACCCACCTGATGCAGGGCGGCGAAAAGCCCAAGTCGGGCGGCAGCGTGGTCGCCGCGCTTCACCGCACTTGGATCAACGTGCGTGACGCCGTGACCGGCAAGGACGACACTTCGGTGATTGCCGAGACCGTGCGCGGTGAGGACGCCGCCATCAGCAACTACCAAGACGTGCTCAAAGAAACCGAGCTACCCAGCGAAGTGCGCTCGCTCGTCGAAGGCCAGTACGCTCAGATTCAGTCCAGCGACGCCGAGCTGAAGGCTCTCAAGCAGCAGTACGAAGCCAAGAGCTGATTTTACAGCCTCTTAAATAAACAACAAAACGCCGCGCCTCCTGACTGGGGCGCGGCGTTTTTTGCTAATTCAAATAAATCAGATCACGAACTCGCCCGCCCGCATCACGGGTTCGCGCTGCCCATCTTTGGTAATGCCGTCCACGTTCATCTCGGGGCTGCCGATCATCCAGTCGACGTGCAGCAGCGAGTCGTTCCCGCCCTTGGCCTCAAAGGTGTCGCTGTTTTCCACGCCGCCCTCAATGTTAAAGCGGTAAGCACTGCCGATGGCGATGTGTGAGGCGGCGTTTTCATCATAGAGGGTGTTATAGAAAAACAAGCCGCTCTGGCTGATCGGTGAGGAATTCGGCACCAACGCCACTTCGCCGAGGCGGTGACTGCCCTCGTCGGTGTCGATGAGTTGCCTGAGTACGTCTTGCCCGCTTTCGGCGCTGGCTTCCGCCACCCGCCCGCCTTCAAAGCGGACGCGAATGCCTGAAAGCAGCACGCCGTTGTAGCTCAGCGGTTTGGTGCTGACCACCGTGCCCTCGGTGCGCAGGCGGTGCGGAGCGGTCCAGACTTCTTCGGTGGGCATGTTGGCAGTAAATTCGGTGCCGCTGGGCGTGAAACTGGTGCCGCCGCCCCAGATGTGATCGTCGGCGAGGCCCACCGTCAAATCCGTTTCTCCCCCCTTGAAGTGCAACGCCGCGTATTGCTTATCAGTCAGGATCTGCTTGCGGGCGTGCAATTTGCCCAAGTGCCCTTTCCACGCGCCCACCGGGTCAGCTTGATCGGCGCGGGTGGCTTTGAAGATGGCGTCCCAGTACAGCTGGACGGCTTCTTCGGGGCTGGCCTCGGGGAAGATCAGCTGGGCGCTTTCTGGCAGCGGCGCGGTGATCAGGTTCCAGTTGAGCTGGTTGGTCATGACTTGCAGGCTGTAGGGTCTACGGTAAGTAGACAAGGCCCGCTGATGGGTGGCGAGGTCTTTAGGATTTGCCCCCGCGTGTAAGTTGGGATTGGTGGCCCGAATGGCGATCACTGCGCCGCCCGCGTTGGCGGTTTCCAGCTCGGCGTCCACCCGCCATTTGCTGA includes:
- a CDS encoding PA2169 family four-helix-bundle protein; the encoded protein is MTMTNDQVNDKLQYLLGTLRDGEKGFNEAAEHAHEASLKQLFQTRSAQRSEMISAIETHLMQGGEKPKSGGSVVAALHRTWINVRDAVTGKDDTSVIAETVRGEDAAISNYQDVLKETELPSEVRSLVEGQYAQIQSSDAELKALKQQYEAKS
- a CDS encoding aminopeptidase, producing the protein MTQPNSSELSFEQKLQNYADLAVQVGLGLSAGQRVLVQSPVESAPLARAIVRSAYKAGASFADVRWDDDDVQKARFELAPEDSFGEISKWRVDAELETANAGGAVIAIRATNPNLHAGANPKDLATHQRALSTYRRPYSLQVMTNQLNWNLITAPLPESAQLIFPEASPEEAVQLYWDAIFKATRADQADPVGAWKGHLGKLHARKQILTDKQYAALHFKGGETDLTVGLADDHIWGGGTSFTPSGTEFTANMPTEEVWTAPHRLRTEGTVVSTKPLSYNGVLLSGIRVRFEGGRVAEASAESGQDVLRQLIDTDEGSHRLGEVALVPNSSPISQSGLFFYNTLYDENAASHIAIGSAYRFNIEGGVENSDTFEAKGGNDSLLHVDWMIGSPEMNVDGITKDGQREPVMRAGEFVI